The DNA region CTGCCATCTATCAAAAGCCAAGATGCTAAAGATGTTAGTGCCTTAGCtgacaaagtcaaaatGCTGGAACACCGAACATCAAATATGGAACATCCCGCGGTGAGGAGCAACTCCGGCGTGGGGCGCTCGGCCAGCGCTAAGTCAGCGGAAAACGCATTGGCCTCAAGCGAGAACCTGGGGGCATTAGCCAGCGTGGGTGAAGTCCCTATCGCGTCCTGGCATATTAAGGGACGCAATCGCTTCTCTAATGATGACCAGTACCGAAAGCTGGTGGAGGAAGCCAACACTATAATGTTTTCGTCTATCATGTAGACAGCGAAGCGTTGTGGACAGCCCTTTCACGTAATGCATATAAGTATATAACCTTCACGAGACGTTAATGAGACAACCTGATTTGATTTCTGTTACTCAAGTCCGCCTCCAGCGCTTCTTCACTGAAATCGTGCTGCGTCCTGCACTTCCAATATTCTTGATGTAGTGAATTAATTACGGAACTTTTCTTAGCTTCGACAAAAAATTAAGATTCCAAATTATTTCGCAATAAAACGACCAATATTAATTCGCCAGCGGACATCAAATTCCTTTGTCAAGTCGTTTACTATGGCTCCAAACTTTTACAGACCAGTCGAACTCGTTTCAGAGGGAGTTGTGCCACCTGAGACAGGCTCCATTGTTTCCTCAGAGGCGAAGGAAGCAGCTCCTTCCCA from Lachancea thermotolerans CBS 6340 chromosome C complete sequence includes:
- the SPG1 gene encoding Spg1p (conserved hypothetical protein), with protein sequence MKIDSKIYEEAHRLALMPRMRMMFYGVVCGAIVPAMYLRSYYLPSIKSQDAKDVSALADKVKMLEHRTSNMEHPAVRSNSGVGRSASAKSAENALASSENLGALASVGEVPIASWHIKGRNRFSNDDQYRKLVEEANTIMFSSIM